The Callospermophilus lateralis isolate mCalLat2 chromosome 15, mCalLat2.hap1, whole genome shotgun sequence genome window below encodes:
- the Nkx6-2 gene encoding homeobox protein Nkx-6.2, giving the protein MDANRPGAFVLSSAPLAALHNMAEMKTSLFPYALQGPAGFKAPALGGLGTQLPLGTPHGISDILGRPVGAAGGGLLGGLPRLNGLASSAGVYFGPAAAVARGYPKPLAELPGRPPIFWPGVVQGSPWRDPRLAGSAQAGGVLDKDGKKKHSRPTFSGQQIFALEKTFEQTKYLAGPERARLAYSLGMTESQVKVWFQNRRTKWRKRHAAEMASAKKKQDSDAEKLKVGGSDAEDDDEYNRPLDPNSDDEKITRLLKKHKPSNLALVSPCGGAGDAL; this is encoded by the exons ATGGACGCTAACCGCCCGGGCGCGTTTGTGCTGAGCAGCGCGCCGCTGGCTGCGCTGCACAACATGGCCGAAATGAAGACGTCGCTGTTCCCGTACGCGCTGCAGGGCCCGGCAGGCTTCAAGGCGCCCGCACTGGGAGGCCTGGGCACGCAGTTGCCGCTGGGCACCCCGCACGGCATCAGCGACATCCTGGGGCGGCCAGTGGGCGCGGCGGGCGGCGGCCTCCTGGGCGGCCTGCCCCGCCTCAACGGGCTGGCCTCGTCGGCAGGCGTCTACTTTGGGCCCGCGGCCGCCGTGGCGCGCGGCTACCCCAAGCCTCTGGCCGAGTTGCCCGGGCGCCCGCCTATTTTCTGGCCCGGCGTGGTGCAGGGTTCACCCTGGAGGGACCCGCGCCTGGCCGGCTCGG CCCAAGCCGGCGGGGTGCTGGACAAGGACGGTAAGAAGAAACACTCGAGGCCGACCTTCTCTGGCCAGCAGATCTTCGCGCTGGAGAAGACCTTCGAGCAGACTAAGTACCTGGCGGGCCCAGAGCGCGCGCGGCTCGCCTACTCCCTGGGCATGACGGAGAGCCAGGTGAAG GTGTGGTTTCAGAACCGCCGGACCAAGTGGCGCAAGCGGCACGCGGCGGAGATGGCGTCGGCCAAGAAGAAGCAGGACTCAGACGCAGAGAAGCTGAAGGTGGGCGGCTCGGACGCGGAGGACGACGACGAGTACAACCGGCCCCTGGACCCCAACTCGGACGATGAGAAGATCACGCGGCTGCTCAAGAAGCACAAACCCTCGAACTTGGCGCTGGTCAGCCCATGCGGCGGCGCGGGGGACGCCTTGTGA